Proteins found in one Labrenzia sp. VG12 genomic segment:
- a CDS encoding VOC family protein gives MKQLISALTLVVPDYDAGISFYVEKLGFDLIEDTTLSATKRWVLVAPKGSSETRLLLAQAEGDTQQASIGHQAGGRVFLFLSTDDFDRDHEAMLAKGVTFLEEPRTEAYGKVAVFQDPFGNKWDLIQHF, from the coding sequence ATGAAACAGCTCATCAGCGCCCTCACACTTGTGGTACCCGACTACGACGCAGGCATTTCCTTTTATGTCGAAAAGCTCGGTTTTGACCTGATCGAGGATACGACCCTGTCTGCAACAAAGCGCTGGGTCCTTGTTGCCCCGAAAGGCAGTTCGGAAACCCGGCTGCTTCTGGCACAGGCAGAAGGCGACACCCAGCAGGCAAGCATCGGCCATCAGGCCGGCGGGCGCGTCTTCCTGTTTCTGTCGACGGACGATTTCGACCGGGACCACGAGGCGATGCTGGCAAAGGGCGTTACGTTTCTCGAGGAACCGCGCACGGAAGCCTATGGCAAGGTCGCCGTCTTTCAGGACCCGTTCGGCAACAAGTGGGATCTGATCCAGCACTTTTGA
- a CDS encoding methyl-accepting chemotaxis protein: MWNSLSIRYKIPVAILGVALSVGAGIGLSSYFSAAKEIRQLTETRLQAIAQSRVTELSDYLAAIEADLLLVGDLPFTLQATQAFSEAFEAIEGDRTARLKTAYISDNPNPLGQKHLLDAADTGTDYDAVHARFHPWFRSFLTERGYYDIFLFNLEGDLVYTVFKEEDFATNFSGDGPWADTDLGKAFRAAARGGTRSNHFFDFEAYAPSHGAPASFIAKRIEEDGSPIGVLVFQMPIDRINTIMSRSAGLGATGETIIVGNDKLLRNDSRFSEINDILATRVEHPATETVLGGSPALFTGSSHRDSSFTQAGIPLDFLGTSWAVFAMQSESEAMAPLTSLKVWMIGTGLALFIFAMAGGYSLALTITRPLGQLIRNIRDLIDDRLDTQIDGTDRADEIGDMKRAMAVFRDNALEVKAHQEEAVARRAEEDDRRRQTDQLVETFKTRISTIQEQLTSLSSVMNTTSQTLVETAGTASVDAESALSASRLSDESVQASAVAAEQLRISIEEINQHTDKALSTTLEAADAAQATDRDVTALAGSAEKIGAVISMIRDIAEQTNLLALNATIEAARAGEAGKGFAVVASEVKELSTQTAKATDEISAQVAAVQTSTHRAVEAIRAIGTRMDSVQEMTTAIASAVEEQGAATGEISKAMSMAADGSTQAAGNVAGLQGSIDQTRSSSGDIDQLSRDLSDVSATLSQAVDDFLSAQIWQQQREGNVSEAA, from the coding sequence ATGTGGAATAGTCTTTCCATTCGTTACAAGATTCCGGTTGCCATATTGGGAGTTGCGCTGAGTGTCGGCGCCGGGATCGGTCTGAGCAGTTATTTCTCCGCCGCCAAGGAAATCCGTCAGCTGACGGAAACGCGTCTGCAAGCCATCGCCCAGAGCCGCGTCACCGAGTTGTCGGACTATCTCGCGGCCATCGAGGCAGATCTCCTGCTCGTCGGCGACTTACCATTCACCTTGCAGGCCACGCAGGCCTTTTCGGAAGCCTTCGAGGCGATCGAAGGTGATCGAACGGCAAGGCTGAAAACCGCCTATATCTCGGATAACCCCAACCCGCTGGGACAGAAGCACCTTCTTGACGCCGCAGACACCGGCACAGACTACGATGCGGTTCATGCCCGTTTTCATCCCTGGTTCCGCTCGTTTCTGACCGAGCGTGGTTACTACGACATCTTCCTGTTCAACCTTGAAGGCGACCTGGTTTACACGGTCTTCAAGGAAGAGGATTTTGCGACCAATTTCAGCGGTGACGGCCCCTGGGCCGACACGGATCTGGGCAAGGCTTTTCGGGCAGCAGCCAGGGGCGGCACGCGCAGCAATCATTTCTTCGATTTCGAAGCCTACGCGCCAAGCCACGGCGCCCCGGCAAGTTTCATTGCCAAACGCATCGAGGAAGATGGTTCACCGATCGGTGTGCTGGTTTTTCAGATGCCGATCGACCGGATCAACACGATCATGAGCCGTTCGGCAGGTCTTGGCGCAACCGGCGAGACCATCATCGTCGGCAACGACAAACTGCTGCGTAACGATTCCAGGTTTTCCGAGATCAACGACATCCTCGCCACACGGGTTGAACACCCGGCGACCGAAACCGTTCTCGGTGGTTCACCCGCCCTCTTTACCGGCTCCAGCCATCGCGACAGCAGCTTCACCCAGGCCGGCATACCGCTCGATTTCCTCGGGACCTCCTGGGCTGTCTTTGCCATGCAATCGGAATCGGAAGCCATGGCGCCCCTGACAAGCCTGAAAGTCTGGATGATTGGCACCGGCCTAGCCTTGTTCATCTTTGCCATGGCCGGCGGATACAGCCTTGCGCTGACCATCACGCGCCCGCTCGGCCAGCTCATACGCAACATCCGGGACCTGATCGACGACCGTCTGGACACGCAGATTGATGGCACGGACCGGGCGGACGAGATTGGCGACATGAAACGTGCCATGGCCGTCTTTCGTGACAATGCGCTTGAAGTCAAAGCTCATCAGGAAGAAGCGGTGGCCCGGCGCGCCGAAGAAGACGACAGGCGTCGCCAAACCGATCAGCTCGTTGAAACCTTCAAGACCCGGATTTCCACCATCCAGGAACAGCTGACGTCCCTCAGCTCGGTCATGAACACAACCTCACAGACACTGGTCGAAACCGCCGGCACCGCGTCGGTGGATGCTGAAAGCGCTCTGTCGGCTTCACGCCTGTCAGACGAAAGCGTGCAGGCTTCCGCGGTTGCCGCCGAGCAACTGAGGATATCGATCGAGGAGATCAACCAGCACACCGACAAGGCGCTGTCGACCACCCTGGAAGCGGCGGACGCCGCCCAGGCAACTGACCGTGACGTGACAGCGCTGGCCGGATCGGCGGAAAAGATCGGTGCGGTGATTTCCATGATCCGCGACATTGCCGAACAGACCAATCTGCTGGCCTTGAATGCGACCATTGAGGCTGCGCGCGCCGGCGAGGCCGGCAAGGGCTTTGCCGTGGTGGCATCCGAAGTCAAGGAACTGTCGACGCAAACGGCAAAGGCGACCGACGAGATCTCCGCCCAGGTCGCCGCCGTTCAGACCTCGACCCATCGGGCCGTTGAAGCAATCCGCGCCATCGGCACCCGCATGGACAGCGTTCAGGAAATGACCACGGCCATTGCCTCGGCGGTCGAGGAACAGGGCGCGGCAACAGGCGAGATCAGCAAGGCCATGTCGATGGCTGCCGATGGCAGCACCCAGGCGGCCGGCAATGTCGCCGGACTGCAGGGGTCGATCGACCAGACACGCAGCAGCTCCGGTGACATCGACCAGCTGTCCCGGGATCTCTCGGACGTCAGCGCAACGCTCAGCCAGGCAGTCGACGACTTCCTGTCGGCCCAGATCTGGCAACAGCAGAGAGAGGGGAATGTTTCCGAGGCGGCCTGA
- the leuB gene encoding 3-isopropylmalate dehydrogenase, whose amino-acid sequence MASQNLLLLPGDGIGPEIMLEVKKVIAWFNEKGGMAFETDEGLVGGSAYDAHGQSISEEDMAKAMAADAVIFGAVGGPKWDDVPYEVRPEAGLLRLRKDMQLFANLRPAICYPALADASSLKKDIIEGLDILIVRELTGGVYFGEPKEIIDLGNGQKRGVDTQVYDTYEIERISGVAFELARTRGNKVTSMEKRNVMKSGVLWNEVVTQTHKNGYEDVQLEHMLADAGGMQLVRWPKQFDVIVTDNLFGDMLSDVAAMLTGSLGMLPSASLGAPDGVTGKRKALYEPVHGSAPDIAGTGAANPIAMIASFGMALRYSFEEVEAADKLDKAIANALDKGLRTKDIAAEGQATVTTSEMGDAIVAELDALSA is encoded by the coding sequence ATGGCTTCTCAAAATCTTCTGCTGCTGCCGGGCGACGGCATCGGCCCGGAAATCATGCTGGAAGTGAAAAAGGTCATCGCCTGGTTCAATGAAAAGGGCGGCATGGCCTTTGAAACGGACGAAGGCCTCGTGGGCGGCTCTGCCTATGACGCCCACGGCCAGTCCATTTCCGAAGAAGACATGGCCAAGGCCATGGCGGCCGACGCGGTCATTTTCGGCGCCGTTGGCGGTCCGAAATGGGACGACGTTCCTTATGAAGTCCGCCCCGAAGCAGGTCTTCTGCGCCTGCGCAAGGACATGCAGCTTTTTGCCAACCTGCGTCCGGCCATCTGCTACCCGGCGCTAGCCGATGCCTCGTCCCTGAAGAAGGACATCATCGAAGGCCTCGACATCCTGATCGTGCGCGAGCTCACCGGCGGCGTCTATTTCGGTGAGCCGAAGGAAATCATCGACCTGGGCAACGGCCAGAAGCGCGGTGTCGATACGCAGGTTTACGACACTTACGAGATCGAACGCATTTCCGGCGTCGCCTTCGAACTTGCCCGCACCCGCGGCAACAAGGTAACCTCGATGGAAAAGCGCAACGTCATGAAATCCGGCGTGCTCTGGAACGAGGTCGTCACCCAGACCCACAAGAACGGCTATGAAGACGTTCAGCTGGAACACATGCTCGCCGATGCCGGTGGCATGCAGCTCGTGCGCTGGCCGAAACAGTTCGACGTCATCGTTACGGACAACCTGTTCGGCGACATGCTGTCGGACGTGGCCGCCATGCTGACCGGTTCGCTTGGCATGCTGCCCTCCGCCTCCCTCGGCGCCCCGGACGGCGTGACCGGCAAGCGCAAGGCGCTTTACGAGCCGGTGCACGGCTCGGCACCTGACATTGCCGGCACAGGCGCCGCCAACCCGATCGCCATGATCGCCAGCTTCGGCATGGCCCTGCGCTACTCCTTCGAGGAAGTCGAGGCCGCCGACAAGCTGGACAAGGCAATTGCCAACGCCCTCGACAAGGGCCTGCGCACGAAAGACATCGCCGCTGAAGGCCAGGCAACCGTGACGACGTCCGAAATGGGCGATGCCATTGTTGCCGAGCTTGACGCTCTCAGCGCCTGA
- a CDS encoding AraC family transcriptional regulator — translation MSLAIEFALRGGAAGICLLLGVLWLAEGRSLTARLGAAFTLITCCYILASSPSSLDLFGSFQLVLGVIASFGSVAFWLFARALFRDRFRLRLPDAVPAAIIALCLTVKIPRDGGFLDDAAAVIHGATIYAMLFHVVFLALRGWQGDLVPGRRAFRLAVATLIPLISVITTTAEIANRWTELPPLLIDLHPVVLFSVTFGFAVWGLRVNRELFPAEGSLKSAPPSQPVVREKAGQLSAPDRIELDKVLDHMERGGYREEGLTVGKLGTGLDIPEHRLRVLINQGLGYRNFTAFLNSYRLREAETILGDPNQARGQIVQIALELGYGSVGPFNRAFKAETGMTPTEYRAARLADLEKRAPKPKK, via the coding sequence ATGTCGCTGGCCATTGAGTTTGCATTGCGCGGGGGTGCCGCCGGGATCTGCCTGCTGCTCGGCGTCCTGTGGCTGGCAGAAGGGCGCAGTCTGACAGCCCGGCTGGGTGCGGCCTTCACGCTGATCACCTGTTGCTACATTCTTGCGTCCTCACCGAGCTCGCTGGACCTGTTCGGTTCCTTTCAGCTGGTGCTGGGCGTGATCGCCTCCTTTGGGTCCGTTGCCTTCTGGCTGTTCGCGCGTGCTCTCTTCAGGGACAGGTTTCGTCTGAGGCTGCCGGACGCGGTGCCGGCAGCCATCATCGCGCTCTGCCTCACCGTCAAGATCCCGAGGGATGGCGGGTTTCTCGATGATGCCGCGGCCGTCATTCACGGCGCGACCATCTATGCGATGCTGTTTCACGTGGTCTTCCTGGCTCTTCGGGGCTGGCAGGGGGACCTCGTTCCGGGGCGGCGCGCCTTCCGGCTCGCCGTCGCGACACTGATCCCGCTGATCTCCGTGATCACGACAACAGCGGAAATCGCCAATCGCTGGACCGAGCTGCCGCCCCTTCTGATAGACCTGCATCCGGTGGTGCTGTTTTCCGTCACCTTCGGATTTGCGGTCTGGGGTCTGCGCGTCAACAGGGAGCTGTTTCCGGCCGAAGGCAGTCTCAAGTCCGCGCCGCCCTCGCAACCTGTCGTCCGGGAAAAAGCAGGGCAGCTCAGCGCACCTGACCGGATCGAACTGGATAAGGTACTGGACCATATGGAGCGCGGCGGGTATCGCGAGGAGGGCCTCACGGTCGGCAAGCTCGGAACCGGGCTCGATATTCCCGAACACCGGTTGAGGGTTCTGATCAATCAGGGGCTCGGCTATCGGAACTTCACGGCCTTTTTGAACAGCTACCGTCTGCGTGAGGCGGAGACTATTCTTGGCGATCCGAACCAGGCCCGGGGCCAGATCGTGCAGATCGCGCTGGAGCTTGGCTATGGTTCTGTCGGCCCCTTCAATCGTGCCTTCAAGGCCGAAACGGGCATGACACCGACCGAGTACCGGGCCGCCAGGCTCGCCGATCTTGAAAAAAGAGCGCCGAAACCGAAAAAATAG
- a CDS encoding YqaA family protein, producing the protein MTGSLAGLFGLSFLAATLFPAGSELGLSAMIVAGTDPVLLLVAVASLGNTLGSLVNWGLGRGAASFSDARWFPVTPEKLDKATAWYHRYGRWSLLMSWAPVIGDPLTLAAGVLREPLWSFTLLVAIAKTARYVVIALLTLQII; encoded by the coding sequence ATGACAGGCAGCCTGGCCGGGCTTTTCGGACTTTCCTTTCTCGCGGCAACTCTTTTTCCGGCAGGATCGGAGCTGGGGCTTTCCGCGATGATCGTGGCAGGAACGGATCCGGTCCTCCTGCTTGTGGCCGTTGCCAGTCTCGGCAATACGCTCGGCTCCCTGGTGAACTGGGGCCTTGGGCGCGGTGCAGCGTCCTTTTCGGACGCGCGCTGGTTTCCGGTAACACCTGAGAAACTGGACAAGGCAACCGCCTGGTATCACCGTTACGGTCGCTGGAGCCTGCTCATGAGCTGGGCGCCTGTGATCGGCGATCCGCTGACGCTTGCGGCCGGGGTTCTGAGGGAGCCGCTCTGGAGTTTCACGCTGCTCGTCGCGATTGCCAAGACGGCGCGATATGTCGTCATCGCCCTGCTGACCCTGCAGATAATCTAG